The segment GAACGAGATAGTCAACGGCTCCCAGTCGCGCGGCTTCGTCCTGAAAGACGGCGATGAATTCGGCGCCAATGATCTTCCGTTTGGCCTCCGGGTCGGTCACGCCGCGAAGCCTGGAGAGGAATCGCTCGGCCGCCCGCACGCCGATGACATTCAGCTCCATGCGGCGCCGGTAGATCTCCAGCACCTGTTCGAACTCGCCCTGACGGAGCAGGCCGTTATCCACGAAGATACAGGTCAGTCTCGATCCGATAGCCCGCGCCACCAGCGCCGCTGCCACCGACGAATCCACGCCGCCGGAAAGCGCGCAGACGGCGCGTCCCTGGCCGATCTCCTGCTCGATCCGTGCTACGGTCGTCTCGATAAATGACTCCATCTGCCAGTCACCTTTGAGACGACAGACATCGAAGAGGAACCGGCGAAGAATCTCTCGCCCCAGGGGAGTGTGCGCCACTTCGGGGTGAAACTGGACGCCGTAAAGGCGCCGCTGAGGATCCTCGATGGCCGCGATGGCTCGATCCGTCAGTCCCGTGATGACAAATCCGCTCGGGGGATCTTTCACCTCATCCCCGTGGCTCATCCAGACATCGAGCGTCGAAGGCAGGCCGGTGAAAAGCGGACTCACCCCCTGGACCGTGACCTGCGCCGCTCCGTACTCCCGTCGCGGTGCCGCTTCTACGCGACCGCCGAGATAATGAGCCAGCAGTTGGAGTCCGTAGCAAATCCCTAAAACAGGGACCCCAAGGTCGAGGATCCGGCGGTCACACCGGGGTGCTCCCTGCTCGTAGACCGAACGAGGGCCACCGGAAAGAATCAACGCCCTGGGCGATCGGGAACAAATCGCCTCAAACGGAACATTGTAGGGAACAATCTCCGAGTAGACGCCAAGTTCGCGGACGCGCCGGGCAATCAGTTGGGTGTATTGACCTCCAAAATCGAGAATGAGAACGGTCTCGTGTGCTGCCATGACATCAGGATGGGACGGCTTTCGTTCGCGCCTGTTTGCGACAGTTTTTGCAAATACCCCAGATGCGGAGGCTGTGATCAATCATCTGGAATCCGTGCCGCCGGATGACCTCGTCCTGAATGTGCTCGAGCTGCTCGCTGTAAAATTCGGTCAATCCCCCACACTCGACACAGATCAGGTGATCGTGGTGGCCTTGACTGAGATTGGGCTCGTAGCGAGTATAGCCATCGCCGAATTGTGCTTCGCGGGCAATGCCGCACTCGGTCAAGAGCTTGAGGGTGCGATAGACAGTGGTGAACCCCACCGATGGATCGCGCTCGCGCACCCTCTGGTACAGTTCCTCGCTGGTTACATGCTTCTCACTGGTCAGAAAAACGTCCAGAATGAGATCGCGCTGGCTCGTTCGCTTGAGACCCTTGCGTCGAAGACACTCGTGAAAGACGTCCCGCTCGGAGAGGTTCGACGGAGTCTCCGCCGATGTACTTTTCCTCTGACTCGGCCGCGCTGCAATAATTGTTTTGACTTTGATCATGGGCAATCTCTACCTCTCCCTCTGTCTGTAGTTAGTTCGAGCCCCTCATAGATGACATGCTGTGCTGCTCCTGACGAACGCGTTGAATGAACCGGCGCTTTATTGTAACACAAGAGGCTGAATTGACCGAGCAAAAAATTTGGCCTCCGCTGGCCACTGGGTATCGCCTCCTGTGAGCGGTTGGGAGGTGGGGCTGCGCTGGCTCTCGCTTCTCGTGCCTTCTGACGGCCAGAGGGCAGACCTCTTCGGACACGCTCTCGCATTCTCGATATCTCGTGGGTTTTCAATACTACCGCCTTCGCACCGCCTCCTCGTGCGAGAGGCAACTCTTTACGGAAGGAAAACGGCCTGCTATACTGACGGACTTTACGATGCGATGGGAATCGGACAATGGCACGGAGTTTGTGATGTTGTAGCAGGAGAGGGATGAGGGAGGATTTCGGGTAAGCAACGATGGCCCAGATCTTTCACCCGAGCACGAATACGATTTCCCGCGTGAGCATCTTCGGTTTTGTCTTTATCCTCGCTGCGCTCCTGTGGGCCGTAGCTGAAATTCAGCGATCATCCTATATCACACAAGTCGGTGTTGCTCGCACGCAACCGGTCCCCTTCAGCCATAAACACCATGTCAGCGGGTTGGGGATTGATTGCCGTTACTGTCACACATCAGTTGAGGAGAGTCCCTTTGCCGGCATCCCACCCACGAAAACCTGCATGAACTGTCACAGCCAGATCTGGGCCGACAGTCCGATGCTGGAGCCCGTGCGCCAGAGTTTTCGTACGGATCAGTCATTGCGCTGGCTGCGTGTTCATGATCTGCCGGATTTCGTCTATTTCGATCACAGCATTCATGTCAAAAAGGGAGTCGGATGCGTCACCTGTCACGGGCGGGTGGATCGGATGCCGCTGATGTGGCGTGAGCAACCTCTGACCATGGAATGGTGTTTGGAGTGTCATCGGGCCCCGGAGCGATTCATCAGACCGCGTGAGTACGTCTTCGACCTGGAGTGGCGCCCGCCGGAAGATCAACTTGCTCTCGGTCGCCAACTGGTCGAGCAGTATCACATTAAAGTTGGACAACTGACCAACTGCTCTATCTGTCACCGATGACCTCGGAGAAAACCAGGAAACTGAGCGATTCGATCGCACGCCGCCCCTCTCATGAACTCCACAGTGGCCGGGAATACTGGCGGAGCCTGGAGGAGTGGCACAATCCAGGGCTCGTTCGCCTGAAGGCAGAGCGAGAATTCTTCGACCACGCCGCGGAGTGGACCGATCCGGTCAGCCGTCGTCAGTTCCTCAAACTCATGGGGGCCTCGCTCGCCCTCGCGGGTGTCACGGGCTGCGTCCGGCAACCCGACGAAACGATCGTTCCCTTCGTTCGGGCTCCGGAAGAGGTGATTCCCGGCAAACCTCTCTTTTATGCGACGACGATGACCGAGCACGGCTTCGGTCTGGGGCTGCTGGTAGAAAGCCACGAGGGACGACCGACGAAAATCGAAGGCAATCCCAATCATCCGGCGAGTCTGGGAGCAACCGATATTTTCGCTCAGGCCTCGGTGCTCACCCTGTACGACCCGGATCGTTCTCAGGTCGTTCTGCATCGGGGTCGAATCAGCACCTGGGAGGCTTTCGTTGCCGCGCTCGGTGCGGCGCTCCAGGAGCAGCGAGCCAAAAAGGGCGCAGGCTTGCGTCTTCTGACCGAAACCGTGACCTCGCCCACCATCCTCTGGTTGATTGAACAGGTGCTCGCTCGATTTCCGGAAGCGAAATGGCACCATTTTGAACCGGTCACACGCGATAATGTACGAGCCGGGACGCGCCTGGCTTTTGGGCAGGAGGTCAACGTCTATTACCGCTTCGATGCCGCCGAGGTGATTGTCTCGCTCGATGGTGACTTCCTCACATCGTTTCCGGGCAGCGTGCGGTACGCTCGTGACTTTGCCTCGCGCCGACGTGCTCCCGATGGGTCTTTCGCTTTCAATCGTCTCTACGTGCTTGAACCAGCGCCGACGCTCTCCGGGGCGATGGCCGACCACCGGATCCCGGTGCGGGCGAGCGACATCGAGGACATCGCTCGCGCCATCGCTCAGGCTATCGGGGTCCCCGGCATCCCGATCAATCCCGCCTTCGCCTCCTCACCGCTTGTGACAACGGTCGCCCAGATCGTTCAGGATCTTCAGCGACATCGTGGCTCCAGTCTCGTTGTCGTGGGTGAGGGCCAGCGGCCGGTGGTCCATGCGATTGCCCATGCCATCAATCACACTTTGGGAAATGTCGGTAAGACCGTCTTTTACACCGATCCCGTCGCGCCCCACCCGTCCCTGCAGCTTGAATCGCTCCACGATCTCGTGGAAGCGATGGCCGCGGGACAGGTGGAAGTCCTTTTGATCCTCGGCGGAAATCCTCTTTTCACCGCTCCCGTAGACTTTCGCTTCGCCGAACGGCTGGGGAAGGTGAAGCTCCGCATCCACGTCGGCCTCTATGCCGATGAGACGGCGGAACTCTGTCACTGGCATATCCCTGAGGCTCACTATCTCGAATCCTGGGGCGATGCGCGGGCCTTTGACGGGACGGCCTCTCTCATTCAGCCCCTCATTGCGCCGCTTTATGGTGGAAAGTCGGTTATTGAAATTCTTGCGGTTGTTGCCGGCCAGCCCGGTCGTTCGGCCTACGAGCTTGTTCGAGAGTACTGGCGGACGCGCGTGCCCTCCGATCAATTCGAGCGGTTCTGGCAAACGTCGCTCCACGATGGCGTCATTGCCGGAAGTGCATTCCCCGCCCGGCAGCCTGATCTGGCGCTTCCGGCAATCATAGAGCGCGCACGCGAATCGCTGGAGCCGCCGCCGGTGAATAATCGAGGATCAGCAGGATCTGACTCATCGCTAGAAATCGTCCTTCGTCCCGATCCCACCATTGGCGATGGGCGCTATGCCAACAACGGCTGGCTTCAAGAGCTGCCCAAGCCGCTCACCAAGCTCACCTGGGATAATGCGGTTCACATCAGTCCGGTGCTGGCCGAGCGTTTGGGGCTCCGCAACGAACAGATCGTCGAGGTGCGCTTCCGCGACCGGCCGGTTGTGCGCGGGCCCGTGTGGATTATGCCCGGACAGGCGAATGACTCCGTCCTCATCCACTTCGGATATGGTCGAAGGCGAGCCGGACGGGTCGGGACGGGCATGGGGTTTGATGCCTATCGCTTGCGCGCTTCTGATGCGCTCTGGTTTGGATCGGGAGTTGATCTCGTGGCTACGGCGGACCGATATCCTCTGGCCTGCACGCAGGAGCACTTCTTGATGGAAGGGCGGAATCTCGTGCGTGCGGCAGCCCTGGGGGAATACGAGCAGAATCCGGCGTTCGCTCGGATGGGTCACGATCTTCAGCCGGAGAAAACGCTCTACCCTCCCGTTGAGGCGGACGGTCCGGCCTGGGGCATGGTCATTGACCTGAGCGCCTGTATCGGCTGCAATGCATGCGTGGTCGCCTGTCAGGCGGAGAACAACATCCCCATCGTCGGCAAGGGTGAAGTCCTCCGGGGCCGGGAGATGCACTGGATCCGCATTGATCGCTATTTTGAGGGGGAGCCCACAACCCCCCGGATTCACCATCAGCCCGTCCTCTGCATGCATTGCGAAAACGCTCCCTGCGAGGTCGTCTGCCCTGTGGGCGCCACCGTTCACAGTCGGGAAGGGCTCAACGAGATGGTCTACAATCGGTGCGTTGGGACCCGCTATTGCTCGAACAACTGCCCGTACAAGGTTCGGCGGTTCAATTTCCTCCAGTATGCGGACACGACGACTCCGAGCCTGAAACTCATGCGCAATCCGAATGTGACGGTGCGCACGCGCGGCGTGATGGAGAAGTGCACCTACTGCGTCCAGCGGATTAACGCCGCGCGGATTCAGGCCAAGAAGGAGGATCGTGAAATCCGTGACGGAGAGATCGTCACCGCCTGCCAGGCCGCCTGTCCCACTCAGGCCATCGTCTTTGGGAATATCGCGGATCCCACGAGCCGGGTGGCCCGGTTGAAGGCTCATCCGCTCAATTACGGAATCCTGACCGAACTCAACACAAAACCCCGTACGACATATCTGGCCAAACTGCGGAATCCTTACCGGGAGGTCGAAAGGTGACGGGATGAACGAGCGCAATCACACGACAACCGAGGATTTCTCCTCGCTTCCGCCGGTCATCCAGCCGGGCTATACCTATGCTTCGATCACCGACAAGATTGCCGCTCTGGTCCTGACCCGTCGCACGCCCCGGAGCTGGTTCATCGGGTTCGCCATTTCGTTTCTGCTGCTGATGGTTTTCCTCTTCGCTGTGGCTTACGTCGTGACGACGGGCGTGGGAATCTGGGGCGTCAATGTTCCCGTGGGGTGGGGCTTTGACATTGTGAATTTCGTCTGGTGGATTGGGATCGGCCACGCGGGGACGCTCATTTCGGCCATTCTCCTTCTGCTCCGTCAGCGCTGGCGGACTTCGATCAATCGCTTTGCCGAAGCCATGACGCTTTTTGCTGTGGCATGTGCCGGGCTCTACCCGCTTCTGCATCTGGGGCGACAGTGGCTGGCCTACTGGCTGCTTCCCTATCCCAACACGATGGGAACGTGGCCTCAATTCCGCAGTCCTCTCGTGTGGGATGTGTTCGCCGTGTCCACCTATGCCACCGTTTCGTTTCTCTTCTGGTTTGTCGGATTGATTCCCGATCTGGCGACCCTGAGGGATCGGGCGGGCAGCCGACTGGCCCGCATCGTCTACGGCGTGCTGGCGATGGGATGGCGAGGTTCGGCCATTCACTGGCATCGGTATGAAATGGCCTATCTCCTTCTGGCGGGGCTGGCCACGCCCCTGGTTGTTTCGGTCCACTCGGTGGTGAGCTTTGATTTTGCCGTGGGGATCATTCCCGGCTGGCACGCCACGATATTCCCTCCGTACTTCGTGGCCGGTGCCATCTACTCGGGTTTTGCGATGGTGATGACGCTGGCCATCCCCCTGCGGGCCATTTATGGGTTGGAAGATTTCATCACCCTCCGCCACCTCGATAACATGGCCAAAGTGATTCTGGCCACCGGACTGATCGTCGTCTACGGCTATCTCATGGAATTCTTCATGGCCTGGTACAGCGGGAGCCCCTATGAGCAGTCCATGATCTCCAATCGAGTGCACGGTCCTTACGCGCCGCTCTATTGGGCCCTGCTTGCATGCAATGCGCTGGCTCCCCAGGTCTTCTGGTCGAAGCGGATGCGGAGAAGCATTCCCGTGCTTTTCGTCGTGTCGCTCATCGTCAATGTCGGCATGTGGCTCGAACGGTTTATCATCGTGGTGACCAGTTTGCACCGAGACTTTCTGCCCTCGTCCTGGGGAATGTACTATCCGACGGCGTGGGATTGGGCGACCTATCTCGGGTCACTTGGCTTGTTCCTTACGCTGCTGTTTTTGTTCATCCGCTTTCTGCCGATGATCTCGATCTTCGAGATGCGGGCGATTCTGCCGACACCGGGCGAAAATCAGAAAGCATGACGATGGCAACGAAACCACCCATCTACGGCCTCATGGCTGAATTCGATACGCCGGATGATATTTTGCGGGCGGCCCGCGCGGCCTTCGAGGCCGGTTATCGCAAAATGGATGCCTACAGCCCGTTCCCCGTCGAGGGACTGGCCGATGCTCTGGGCTTCCGTCATACGCGATTGCCTTTGGTGGTTCTGATCGGCGGGGTGATCGGCGGACTGGGCGGGTTCCTCCTGCAATATTACGTCTCGGTCATCGCCTATCCGGTGAATGTGGGAGGGCGCCCATTAAATAGCTGGCCGGCATTCATCCCTGTCACCTTCGAGATGACCATTCTCGTGGCAGCCCTTTTTGCTGTGCTGGGGATGCTGGCAATGAACGGCCTCCCGATGCCTTATCATCCGGTCTTCAACGTTCCGAGATTCCGACTGGCGACGCGAAATCAATTCTTCCTCTGCATCGAAGCGCGCGATCCTCTGTTTGATCGGGATCGGACGTGGGCCTTTCTGGAGAGCCTCAATCCTCGGGGCGTCTACGAAGTGGAACATTAACGCACATGATCGAGTCTTTGCAGAACATACGACGACATCGGCGATCACATTGCGCGCCGCTGCTTATTGTGGTCCTGAGCGCCCTTCTCTCACTCGCCGTCGGCTGCCGACAGGACATGCATAATCAGCCCAGGTACAAACCGCTCCGCGAAAGCGATTTCTTCCATGATGGTCGGTCGGCCCGACAGCCCGTGCCCGGAACGATTGCTCGAGGTCAATTGCGCCTGGACGAACCCTTTTTCACGGGGAAGGCGCAGGGGACGTTCGTCGCCACCCTTCCCTTCCCCATCACGCGAGAGCTGCTGGAGCGCGGGCGCGAGCGCTATGACATCTACTGTTCGGTCTGCCACGATCGTGCGGGCTATGGTCGCGGGATGGTCGTCCAACGGGGGTTTCGACAGCCGCCGTCATTTCACACTGACCGATTGCGCCAGGCACCGGTCGGATATCTGTTTAACATCATCACTAACGGCTTCGGTCAGATGCCGGATTATGCCGCTCAGATTGAGCCCCGCGACAGGTGGGCTATTGTCGCCTATATTCGGGCGCTTCAACTAAGCCAGCAAGCCACACTGGACGATGTTCCGGCGGCCATTCGCCAGCAGTTGGAGAAGACGAAACCATGAGCGAGACTGGCCATTTCGACATGATGAGACTGGAACGACGTTCGGCCCTGGCGGGCCTGCTCGGACTGGGAGTCTGCGCGGCGGGGGCGCTGGTCAACCGCGATCAGTTCTTCCATTCCTACCTGCTGGCTTATCTCTTCTGGGTGGGAATTTCGCTCGGCAGTCTCGCCCTTGTGTTGCTGCATCACCTGGTGGCCGGAGGATGGGGTTTTGTCATTCAGCGTCCGCTGGAAGCCGGTGCTCGCACACTCCCGCTTATGGCGGTGCTGTTTCTGCCCGTACTCATCGGAGCGCATGACCTCTATGAGTGGACGCACGCGGATGTCGTGGCTGCCGA is part of the Blastocatellia bacterium genome and harbors:
- the guaA gene encoding glutamine-hydrolyzing GMP synthase yields the protein MAAHETVLILDFGGQYTQLIARRVRELGVYSEIVPYNVPFEAICSRSPRALILSGGPRSVYEQGAPRCDRRILDLGVPVLGICYGLQLLAHYLGGRVEAAPRREYGAAQVTVQGVSPLFTGLPSTLDVWMSHGDEVKDPPSGFVITGLTDRAIAAIEDPQRRLYGVQFHPEVAHTPLGREILRRFLFDVCRLKGDWQMESFIETTVARIEQEIGQGRAVCALSGGVDSSVAAALVARAIGSRLTCIFVDNGLLRQGEFEQVLEIYRRRMELNVIGVRAAERFLSRLRGVTDPEAKRKIIGAEFIAVFQDEAARLGAVDYLV
- a CDS encoding DUF3341 domain-containing protein, with translation MATKPPIYGLMAEFDTPDDILRAARAAFEAGYRKMDAYSPFPVEGLADALGFRHTRLPLVVLIGGVIGGLGGFLLQYYVSVIAYPVNVGGRPLNSWPAFIPVTFEMTILVAALFAVLGMLAMNGLPMPYHPVFNVPRFRLATRNQFFLCIEARDPLFDRDRTWAFLESLNPRGVYEVEH
- a CDS encoding transcriptional repressor, with protein sequence MIKVKTIIAARPSQRKSTSAETPSNLSERDVFHECLRRKGLKRTSQRDLILDVFLTSEKHVTSEELYQRVRERDPSVGFTTVYRTLKLLTECGIAREAQFGDGYTRYEPNLSQGHHDHLICVECGGLTEFYSEQLEHIQDEVIRRHGFQMIDHSLRIWGICKNCRKQARTKAVPS
- a CDS encoding cytochrome c3 family protein, with the protein product MAQIFHPSTNTISRVSIFGFVFILAALLWAVAEIQRSSYITQVGVARTQPVPFSHKHHVSGLGIDCRYCHTSVEESPFAGIPPTKTCMNCHSQIWADSPMLEPVRQSFRTDQSLRWLRVHDLPDFVYFDHSIHVKKGVGCVTCHGRVDRMPLMWREQPLTMEWCLECHRAPERFIRPREYVFDLEWRPPEDQLALGRQLVEQYHIKVGQLTNCSICHR
- a CDS encoding cytochrome c gives rise to the protein MIESLQNIRRHRRSHCAPLLIVVLSALLSLAVGCRQDMHNQPRYKPLRESDFFHDGRSARQPVPGTIARGQLRLDEPFFTGKAQGTFVATLPFPITRELLERGRERYDIYCSVCHDRAGYGRGMVVQRGFRQPPSFHTDRLRQAPVGYLFNIITNGFGQMPDYAAQIEPRDRWAIVAYIRALQLSQQATLDDVPAAIRQQLEKTKP
- the nrfD gene encoding NrfD/PsrC family molybdoenzyme membrane anchor subunit; protein product: MNERNHTTTEDFSSLPPVIQPGYTYASITDKIAALVLTRRTPRSWFIGFAISFLLLMVFLFAVAYVVTTGVGIWGVNVPVGWGFDIVNFVWWIGIGHAGTLISAILLLLRQRWRTSINRFAEAMTLFAVACAGLYPLLHLGRQWLAYWLLPYPNTMGTWPQFRSPLVWDVFAVSTYATVSFLFWFVGLIPDLATLRDRAGSRLARIVYGVLAMGWRGSAIHWHRYEMAYLLLAGLATPLVVSVHSVVSFDFAVGIIPGWHATIFPPYFVAGAIYSGFAMVMTLAIPLRAIYGLEDFITLRHLDNMAKVILATGLIVVYGYLMEFFMAWYSGSPYEQSMISNRVHGPYAPLYWALLACNALAPQVFWSKRMRRSIPVLFVVSLIVNVGMWLERFIIVVTSLHRDFLPSSWGMYYPTAWDWATYLGSLGLFLTLLFLFIRFLPMISIFEMRAILPTPGENQKA
- a CDS encoding TAT-variant-translocated molybdopterin oxidoreductase; the encoded protein is MTSEKTRKLSDSIARRPSHELHSGREYWRSLEEWHNPGLVRLKAEREFFDHAAEWTDPVSRRQFLKLMGASLALAGVTGCVRQPDETIVPFVRAPEEVIPGKPLFYATTMTEHGFGLGLLVESHEGRPTKIEGNPNHPASLGATDIFAQASVLTLYDPDRSQVVLHRGRISTWEAFVAALGAALQEQRAKKGAGLRLLTETVTSPTILWLIEQVLARFPEAKWHHFEPVTRDNVRAGTRLAFGQEVNVYYRFDAAEVIVSLDGDFLTSFPGSVRYARDFASRRRAPDGSFAFNRLYVLEPAPTLSGAMADHRIPVRASDIEDIARAIAQAIGVPGIPINPAFASSPLVTTVAQIVQDLQRHRGSSLVVVGEGQRPVVHAIAHAINHTLGNVGKTVFYTDPVAPHPSLQLESLHDLVEAMAAGQVEVLLILGGNPLFTAPVDFRFAERLGKVKLRIHVGLYADETAELCHWHIPEAHYLESWGDARAFDGTASLIQPLIAPLYGGKSVIEILAVVAGQPGRSAYELVREYWRTRVPSDQFERFWQTSLHDGVIAGSAFPARQPDLALPAIIERARESLEPPPVNNRGSAGSDSSLEIVLRPDPTIGDGRYANNGWLQELPKPLTKLTWDNAVHISPVLAERLGLRNEQIVEVRFRDRPVVRGPVWIMPGQANDSVLIHFGYGRRRAGRVGTGMGFDAYRLRASDALWFGSGVDLVATADRYPLACTQEHFLMEGRNLVRAAALGEYEQNPAFARMGHDLQPEKTLYPPVEADGPAWGMVIDLSACIGCNACVVACQAENNIPIVGKGEVLRGREMHWIRIDRYFEGEPTTPRIHHQPVLCMHCENAPCEVVCPVGATVHSREGLNEMVYNRCVGTRYCSNNCPYKVRRFNFLQYADTTTPSLKLMRNPNVTVRTRGVMEKCTYCVQRINAARIQAKKEDREIRDGEIVTACQAACPTQAIVFGNIADPTSRVARLKAHPLNYGILTELNTKPRTTYLAKLRNPYREVER